TATGTTTCCGTGTGCATACAGAGGTACGAAAAGTTCCACAATCAAATGCTTTGGTCGACAATGTATAATAGTTTGTAACAACGTAATTTTGGGATatgtttgtgatttttttccttttttattcaatGACAAACGTTATAAATGGCTAACTATTATCACATAAATTACTATTACCCAATTCAAAGCATAAGGGGCAACATTGgaacaaaaaatgattttaaaaaattaaaaataaaaagattacgtcataaaagattaaaaaagaaatgtaaTCCTATGTGGCACAAAAGTTAAAGAACTTGTATCAAGTCACAAAATTCGAGGATTAAACCCAACTTTTCAATAGAGATTTGgatctatatcaacttttctatttttattaacGGATCATGTTCGTGTTTGATAGTAATCAATATTAATTGAACTCATTTTATTAACTGTGCTGAATGACTCATTACTAAACTATCCCGTATATAATTGTATCATGTTCACATTGATTCACATATATTGTGAAATGAAAGCTACCTTAATTATGATACTTACAAAACTATAAGGAAAAGCCTACAATCATACCATTACTCATACacatgagaaaataaataattctaTTAACCTAATACTAGTTTAAAAAGCTTATCTTGTCAAAATCGAAATTTTTGTGTTCGATATTAACCCAATTCATCTATTATTCATATTAACATGTGTTAAATCGAGAATCTCACTAATTTTGTGTCAAATTTGAATCTTGTCATGTCAAAAATTACCACCTGAAACATGTGGTAGAGTTTTGCTATGGTCTACTGGTGGGAAGAAATATTGTTCACATGTGATAATTGCTAATTACAtatcaacaataaaaaaatcatcacattcttagaaaaaaaatataataaaaaaggtgGTTTCTTTTGAATGACTAAACACTTCACCGTAAGCCACAAGAACTTTGCCTAGTCTATGTGCAAGTTGTGGTCGGTCGTTTGCAGCTTAATGCTAAAAGGCAACGTCACTACACCTAAAGCCAGAAACTTTagaaatcaaaacaaacaCTTGGGCCatcacaaattcacaattcACTATCAGAAAGAAGTGGAAGAAGAAGCGATGCAAAGGAAGCAAACGCTGCTGCTCGACCAATGTGGCCATTGGCaagcagaagcagaaaaaTGACACGTCTCCTCTTCTTGACCCAATCACTCTCTTCCAATCCCAAACCCATTTCTCATTCTCACACTTACTACAATTACAGTGTCTCTCGCTCTTTCCACAACTCTATCTCCAATCTCTCCTTGGTAAGCTACTAAGCCTTCTCAATAAAAATCTATTCTTACCATAACCAGCAATTCAATGAATTCATATCGTATGTTCATCTTCTAGGCTTTTCTTCATCCAATTCGAAGCCCTGCAATTTGTGCTTTTTGTTCAAAACCCAGTAGCGCGGTGGGAGTTGGGTCACTACCCAGCATGACTGAGGATATATCGTATCTGACGCAGCGTGAAGCTGCTGAGATTGATGAGATTCTCATGGGTCCTCTCGGCTTCAGTGTCGACCAGTTAATGGTCAGtctcttttttggttttttaagCAACTTTTTATCGTGGGTTCGGTTAATAGTTAATTATTTCACAATCCTAATCATGGGTTCGCATAAAGTTTCGTTTTGATTGACTTTGCAGGAATTGGCTGGTTTGAGCGTGGCCACTTCCATAGCAGAGGTAATGCTTTTCtgttctcttctctctgtctATTGAGATTAATTGAATATGAGCTCATTGTCTTTGCAGTTTGTTATGCTATTGTTTCCTTGCTTTTGGACTTTTTGATTGGTCCTGTTCTTGATGATGATCATGCATATTCACGAATTCAACTTGTAATCTTTAATTTGCTAATAGAAGATGTGTTATAACTTTTCCTTGTCATTATGACTGAATGGTGTGATAAATCTAGCATTCTGTTGAGATGCAATGAGATTATTTCATCTAAGTATTCTGCAATACGCTACTACTTACTGCAATGTTCATTTAGTGGGATTGAGGAACTTCATTCATGTGATATGacgttttatttttgttgcttGATTTATTTGACAGGTCTATAAACCGAGCGAGTATAATCGTGTCCTTGCAATTTGTGGCCCTGGAAACAATGGTGGTGATGGTCTTGTGGCTGCTCGTCACCTGCATCACTTTGGATACAAACCTTCTGTTTGTTATCCAAAGCGTACTGCTAAGCCTCTTTATACTGGTCTGGTTACTCAAGTATGGAATAGAACTCAAAGTTGAAAACTCTTTGAATGCGGggttatattatacatatatatgggGGCTGTTGGATTTTCTGTGGAGACTTGTTTTAGAAGATATTCTTATTTGATGGAGTAATTTTGCAGCTGGAATCACTGTCAGTCCCATTCATCTCAGTGGAAGATCTACCTTTGGACTTGTCAAAGGACTTTGATATTATTGTAGACGCAATGTTTGGTTTCTCATTCCATGGTAATTactaaatttttgttttggaattttttttttttttttctctatgtAGTCACCATGCCaatacagttttttttttttttttttggacacaACCACTCTGATTCTCATTCGATTATTGTCTTGTGTGTAAAAGAGCTATCTTGATAAGTAGGAAATACTTTACATTTATCTAAAAACTCTGTGAACATATGAACAGTGGATGCCTGAAATTGCCAGGCAATCTCTCAAAATAATGTCTGGGTTGTTATTTCTCCCCGGTGCTGAATTTACTTGTTCTACAGCTTGATGAGatctcaatttttttcccttttggaCCATAGATTGGAATTCAACTTAGGTAATTCTCAACGCATTCATATTGGACCTAGTAAATTCCCACATATTCAGTTCATTCATGTTTAAATTGACAGGTTGCTATACACGAACTTCATAAGAATTCAGTGCAGAAGATAGTTCTGGTGTTTTCATAGGATTAACTTTGACATGCTCAATTTTCTTAGATAAGCCATTGCCCTTTGAAAAACTCTCAATTCAGATTTATGGGTctgtactcttttttgttCATGTAGACCCTGACATCTGACCACTTGATAAGTCTCATCCAGATTATAAATTCTTCACTCTTGATGGTTGTGTTGTTTATTTAACTGTCTACATGATATATCTAACTGCTTTCATTTGTAATGCTTCAGGTTCCCCAAGGCCCCCATTTGATAATCTGATCCAAAAGCTTGTTTGTATAAATAACTATGATCAAACACGCCAAAAGTCCTCCGCTGTTGTCTCCATAGATATTCCATCTGGGTGGCATGTTGAAGGGGATGGTGGTGCTGAAGGCATCAAACCTGACATGTTGGTATGTTCTTGAGGAACACCTCAACTACACATCAttgcattttgagttttgtttagAAAATTTGACGTGTATTTACATGTACATGtatattgttttatttgtgaTGAACATTGTTGATGAAAACTTGCTACCTTCCAGGTTTCTCTGACTGCTCCGAAGTTGTGtgcaaagaaattttttggtcCACACCATTTTCTGGGTGGTAGATTTGTCCCACCATCTATTGCTGATAAATATAAGCTTCGTCTTCCACCATATCCTGGAACTTCTATGTGTGTTCGAATTGGAAGGCCAGCACAAGTTGATATATCAGCTCTAAGAGAGAACTATGTTTCTCCTGAGTTTCTCGAGGAACAGGTGGAGGCTGATCCTTTTGATCAGGTACAGATTATTTAAATGCGTAGTTGATTATCATATTTAGTTGCAAAGGGTATGGATTAGTTAAACGCGCacttgattttgattttgtcacATTTAGTTGCAAAGCTTCCCCTCATGTTTCAAGCCTTTAACTATTTTACAGTTCGGCAAATGGTTCGACGATGTAGTGGCTGCTGGCTTGAGGGAACCAAATGCTATGGCCTTGTCAACTGCTAGCAAGAATGGAAAACCGTAATATCTGTTTCCTTCGTTACTATGTATCTTTTATTAATACTCTTGCATGTTAGATGAAATTTTATTGGTTTCACTATAGTTtctaaatttctttctttgcaaTTATCattttggattttaatttgatttttcttattCTATATATGATctgttgattttttattagttttttttttgtcgaatattttattttattttattagttttctcaacataatttagtttttttttttacagctcaTCTCGCATGGTATTGCTCAAAGGATTTGATAAGAATGGTTTTGTCTGGTTAGTATCTGTCTGTTTATGGCCGTACATACATCAACAATGTCGTGAATGGTGTTTTTCATTAAATGATTGTAATATTCTTAATTCAATGCTATTAATGTATGCAGGTACACCAACTATGAAAGTCGAAAGGCACATGAATTGTCTGAAAATCCTCATGCATCTCTTCTGTTCCACTGGGATGGTCTTAATCGGCAGGTAAGCCATGTTTTTCACTTTAAGACTAGTTATTTTAGAATGTTGGGCATATAGTGCTGGTGTGCATGGGTTACACCTACTTATTTGTTTTGGCCTGATGTAGGTTGTACCTCCTTGGTGCTTTTTCAATAAATGCTTTAAATACTGATACTAGAAAAACTGGGTGAGTGAGGTCATTTTTGTTTACATATCCATTCCCTTTGCAAAGTAGAAGAATGGTAATTTTCTGGGTAAAAGAAAACCACATTAGTGCACATACACCTGATCTCGAAGCATGTATGCCATATCCTTCTTTGGGCTCTCGCGATGAGATATTTTGTGTTGATTGTGCTATGCACTCCTCTAAACAAGTTCAAATGACATTATCATAAATTATCATGATGTTATTGTTTCTCTCAAAAAATCATGATGTTATTGTTTGTATTCCTCTTAACTTAGGAGCTACAAATAACCTCccgaaaagagagagagagagagagagagagtatgtATATCTTTCGAACTTTTGAAAGTTGATAATTGTGTTGTCAATGATAGAATGCCTGCTGGAAGGGTTTCTTTTGCATGGTTTACTTCAGAACTGAGTTTGGCCTTGGCAtgtggtttaaaaaaaaaaaaaaaaaaaaaaaaatcacaattgcATCCCCCCATGCTAATTGCTTTTGAAGTTTCAGTAACTCTGATGTTACTCGCTCTGTAAATTTGGAATACAGATAGTAAACTTAAGTATTTTGTTGATAGTACTGCTGCTTATTTTCTCATTCCTTTTAATGCAattattctttctttaatttcctttttttttggggggggggggggttccttgtattaaaaaaagggttaTCTAGGTGCCTTTTCTGGATTGTGAAtgtttgcttctttttcttatttctatgcATAATTAGGTGCCTTCTCTGGATTATGAGTCCTGTTACTTTTGGATGGTCACCCTCAATTAATAGTGCAGTTTGGATGTGATCCTATATTCTGGCCCACCTTGACCACCTTGAGCATTAGAAGTGATTCGGGGATTTCATCCTGGACTTTAAGGAATATAGTGTTGATTTACTGAACTACCAACGTTTGATCTAGAAGCAGATGTTTGTTTTCATGCCTTTGCACTACTGGGGCTTTGCTCTTTGATGATGTTTGTGGATGAAGATCATGTCTTAACATTATCGATGATTTGTAGGTACGAGTGGAAGGTTCTGTACAGAAAATTTCTGATGAGGAATCTGATCAGTACTTCCATAGCCGCCCTCGAGGAAGTCAGATTGGAGCAATAGTTAGTAAGcaggtttgtttgtttcaaaTTTCTCTGATATCCTGAACACTAGCGTGACAGAATACATTCATTCTTGATTGTTGCATAAATTTTGAAGCTCGCAAGTTTTCTTTAAGAATCAGTAAAAAATGTGAGAAAATTTAAACTAATATTATTTGATCAATAAGGGAGATGATTAACTTCATTTGGCGAATCTTCAACTCTTTCTTTCCAATTTTATCAAACCAAATTTAGTGCAATTGCACTGCCACAGACTGTATTTCGTCAAAATTTAAACCtaccaccaaaaaataaattacaaaaatttaaaatgtaaaacaaaGATTACACAGTAAATGGGAAGATAAATGTCAAAGATTTTGGATGACTGGGTGGTTCAGTTGGTAAAGGTAGTtttgtattattaattttacTATTATTCCATTTTTCATTCTCAATTTTACTGatacttttaattttctataataatataaataatttgcATCTTCTTCCTCCAGAGCACTGTAGTTCCTGGAAGGCATGTTTTGTATGACCAATACAAAGAGCTAGAGGAAAAGTTCTCTGATGGGTAAGTCATTGGCCCAATCCCCTGCAACCATCTTATATGCCGTGGACTATGGGTGTAATCTTTGTAACGTGTTCACTTTCCTATCAGAACAACCTTTAAGTAAAATGAAACAGATTTGCATTCTTTGTATGcaatatgaaattaaattccACTTGTTTTTTCTGTGTGCAGAAGTATAATTCCTAAACCTAAAAACTGGGGAGGGTACAGACTTAAGCCAGAGCTGTTTGAGTTTTGGCAAGGCCAAAAGTCTCGCTTGCATGACAGGTGGTTTCTATCCCCTTTATGATGGGTGGTTCTTATTGCATTGCTTTTTCTATTGTATCTACAGATGGCTTGTAACAAATTAATGGAGCAGATATGTGCCtaaaacatcaaaatatttTGGTGTCTGTATCGTGGATACTTGAAACTTAAATAGAATTTATTCTTTCTCTGGCTTGGATATGAACTGTTACTCTGATATAAGTTGAGTTGGGTTGGTCCAAACCATTTTGATGGATTGAGTTCATTCTAGCAAACCTTCGGGTTTTGATACTGTTAGTTGATTTCAAAAAAGTTATCTTAAATCCTGTTATCTTGGATACTCTTACTTATTTaaaagatttttcttttctgtggTGGTCTTAAATGGAaatcttattattttatgatttgttTATCATATTGTTGGAATCTGAATACTTACATATAATGATCGTATGTTGTTGCCCCCTGCcacagaaaaaaaacaaaacaaaagaacagcGTGTAGTTAGCTCAAAATTCTCAGAGTAAATTATGTTTTCTTGATAGGCTGCAATATTCTCCCGAGGAGATCAATGGACAACAAGTGTGGAAAATTGAGCGGTTGGCTCCTTGATGAGTATTTTCAGCATCTTCATTGTGAAGTTCCTTCAGGGTATTGTCTACTATATCATTACGGCccctattatttttttcattgttctctttcttctaTTAGCAACCAACATCCATGTGTAATGTAATGGCAGGTAAGTTACGAGCACGTACATTTAGAATGGTGTTGGTCTTATTCTGAAGGCACACTCTATGTTAAAATTTGTTGTTGGCCCTATGAATAGGCATCAAatgtcataaaataaaacaattgaaTATATAACATGAACTTTGTTGGGTTGGAAAATTTTTTGCCAAGATGGAGCATATGTCCTCACTTACAATGCACAATCATTCAATCATCCATATGGTATTGAATTCTTTTGCCATTTTCTACTGTGCTCTAGTACTGTTTCCAATGAATGGAACATTTTAGACTAGTTATAAACGATTTGGTGAATCAGGTAGCCATGAATAGTGAAATACATTGTTAAGGGTATACGGAGATCTGTGCCAAAAGTTTGGAACTGTACCATTGCCTTGGTGATTAGTTAGTGTCAAAATTGCCACCGGAAGATTGGACTTGGGTTTTAGAGTTCCATGAATCAGCCAGTCATACCTAAAAGACCTATTCCTCCAGTTGTACTGGCAGTCTTCCATCTAGCCCCCATAATCTAGTCACACTGCCTGTTCTACCTCTTTTTCTAATACTTTCGATCAGCTAAGTCTTAGCTCAACTTTTGTTCCTTTgatatgaaaattttggaggAATCACCTGGGCTTGAATGCTGGAAGGGTATTTGAATTTAggtaaacttttctttttatgtagAGGAGGTCAAGAGGGGCAGATGAGGTACGAAGTTACGAACTTCGACCCAAGTATGGGGCAAATGCTCACTATGGCTGGAGTTATCGGAACTATAAACTGTGATGAATTTTGGGAGATTTTGTCACGGTGTCTTCTGTAGCAAAAGTTATAGGATAGGGTGATCATATACTCGTGAGGGTGATTGTGATAGGTTTAAATGTGATGACCATCATTGAACACAGCCACACTTCATGGGAGCTTGGCTGCAGTTCTATATTTGGAGTTAGAAGTGTGACAGTTTGTCACATGCTTAGATGGAAATTGCTTTTGCTAGTGGATCCAAAAGTTAACACTGTTTCTATTCAAATATCATAATTGACTAACAAGTATTTGCCTTTGATGACCACAAGAAatacataattaataaattttataattttaaaatcacAGTGGCCCAAAAATTaaacagaaagaaaggagaaatTCTTTTTGCTCTTAAGAATATTTAAAGCCCTCGCTAAAATCTTAAGCTTTTGGAGGTTTGTTTAATGCATGCTTCTTGTCAATTGTGTTTGATTATGCTTTACTAAAGTTGGGGGACTAAATTTTTGCAGACTTTTATGGGAGCATGATAGTCTGTGAAATGGTGGACAAAGAATTATTGAGTTTGTTTAAGTTTAAACTCTCCAAATTGCTTAAAGCCTactgtctttgtttttggagGCTTCCTAATATTAATATTGCTTATATTTGAGTGTTGTGGTAGTATGATCATGATTTATGACCAGAATTTGGCTCCAccatgaaaataaatatatacttaaaaaaactcaaccaaaaaaaaaaaaaatttattttcaaggATCTTTTGACCAGCTGAGAAACTGAAGGCTGACACTTACTTTATATCATTCAAAGGCCAATTTGATGCAAGCTGACCACACCattcactttttcttttgaagaagAGAGGTGGGTTGGGTTGTTGATTTTCCTCCTTCTTTATACATGAATGGAAGAGAAGAGTAAAAATATTCAAAGGGGACTCTGACTGTGCCATGTTTACACATCACCCACAATATCACAAAGATCCtaaagaagaaggagaagaggtggggaatttttttgaaaagaattcTAGAGGAGAAATTATTAgaagattctctctctctctctctctctctctctctctcaaatcatGCATCTAAAAAGGCCTGGGCCTCTTTTAATATATTCCACAAGTGGGCAAAGTTGTTTTATCAAAACCACAAGAGCATTTTTCTGATATATCAATATTTCTACTCTGCCAATTGCTAATGGATATAGTTGAAGGCCATTGACCCCCCCTGAGAATGTCTCTTTGAATGACCCCTCAGCAGCCAATTTGTTTTGCGAGTGGCCACGTCCTTAACTAATAGTTGATAATTCATTGGAATTTCTAATTGCTAAGGATGATAATGTGTGTAAGCAAGCACCTATGGGCTGTATGGATAAaccctctttgtttttttaatttctatttgTAAGCGTTTTCAGATaattaaaaactaataatGTACAAAAGTAACCGCTTTTAATCATTTGAGATATAAATCCTTTTCTAGTATTCTTTGAGTTAGAGAAGGcatttttgaaagaaaaaagaattagaaaacatttttttatttatgaatatGTATAAACACTTGAGCTTCTAATGAATGTTTTCTTATGTGCTTAGGGAACCAAAGAATAACCTTCTCTTTAAATTTACAGAATTGCATCCCACTAATTCGGCGCCTTGAtcaacaaaattaagaaatattaTTTGTGAAGAACGAGAATCACCCCAAATTTTCAGAGAATCTTTTGTCGTTAGtccaaaattcatattataCCAACATTTTGCTATTATTTTATAGTGAAAACGACTGCCATAAAATTAGGATGACGCAgtaatagaaaaacaaaaaacaaaaaacttggATTCTggcaaagaaaacaaatgtgaAAATTACTGACATAAAAATTGGTGAGAAGGAATGGTTTTTATGATTAATATATGGAAAGCTGATTTGAAATTCAGATGGTAGTGCCCAATAGCTTAAATCATCATTGTGGGGGTGTGGATTGTGGATTGGTGTACCATTTTCTTGAGCTTTCAAATgagttgaaactttttttttcctttcaaacGACTTTTGAATGTACAAAACAGACATCCAAAGTGGGGTTCAATCTTATCTCCAGTAGGAAATTATGGTGCCCCTCAGCAAAcacaaaaacgaaaaaaaaaattgaagaggTGAGGGAGGACCCATTATTCTAGAATCCATGAGAGAGTGCCCCGTATGCCCCCACACAGTCTCCTCCAAAGGGGGGCACTTTGTGTTGTGAGAGACTGACCCACTTTCCTATGTATTATGACTTTTGGGTGAGCATTAAAGGAATATTAACGGTTTACTATATGACTTGGTTGTGTCTTTTTAGGAATTACATGGGGCATGCTGTGAATTATTGGCGATTCTCACACTCTTTTGATACAAATGATGGTTCCTAGAGGGCCATTGCGGTTTAGTTTAGTAAAAAAGTGTCTTAATTTATAGATTAGTGTctcatattttaatattcaaaACCCTCTCAGTCTTATCTTTATTAAACATCTAATTATAGTACTCTAATGGGATTTGCttgcttgttttgttttcttttactaCAATTGAaaacttctttctcttttagtttagactatcgcttcaataaataaaacaaatgatAATTCATAGAGAAAAATTGAATATCGAGCTTCGAATGTAAGTGAATATTTTTAACAATTTGAGTTACAAGCTCTTGCATGGCAACATGAATTCAATTAAGAAAATGGGtcatttttgacaaaatataaGTATAGTTTAACCCCTAATAATACCcatccattttcttctttttctcaaaaatCTAAACTTTAGTCAACTGTCTAACCTTCTTTAAATGATGCTTCAACTCCCTTTGAATATCAAATTTGGCTAAAGTTGCACTCGAAGCCCCATTTGATAAGAACAAAACTTTATCAAATGGCCCAATTGAAGCAACCTCTTTTTAACTCACTTTAGGATTATGAGAATTTCATTCTTTCAAATTAAGGAACACAcgatattattattttttgtccaaCAATAGATATCTTCGACTTTATcattctctctttttattaatgaaattctAAATGTATAACGTCTGAATTTACAGTTCGTTTTATACTCATCTTTTCATCTTTAAATTAGCGATCGGGATCAAAGTGTGCATATAGGTGCATGGAATTAATGCAAGTGATAAGATAATCATATGTTTATGATCATAATCAAGTATTTTGCATCCTCCATCAGTCCATCCAAGTGGAAGCCATATATTAGGTTTAAGtataaacataaaatttgtttGTATGTGAAGGTTGTGCCCACAACTTCCAAGAGAAATGGGTATACATCTTTTCTTCAACCTTGGAGTTTGGAATTGGCTTCGATCGGCCTGTTAGCATATGCCATGTTTGGCCACTGTCTCACTGGCTTTGccaatttataaatttatatacatGTTGCACGTGAATAGAAATTAATATGCCAAGCTTAATTAAGATACCAAACACCATTTCAATAATATTTATAGTTTATATTATAAGTTCaattatatgatttaaaattaataaccGAGTTTTCTGTTCGGCTAAAATGTCGGCAACCTAATGTTAATATTAAAATGTAATATGGTCACCTCCATGATCGGATCCAAagttttctttatacttaTGCTAAGAACAACCCAGAACTAAATTATATAGTAAAACCCTAGCAGACATGCGTGCTTAAAAGTTATATTGCCATACTTGTACTTAAGAAATATTATATGTTAAGGACGGGACATGACTAATCACAAACATTAACTTCATGATAAACATGTTGAATCATAATGTATCGAAATTATTGTAAACGATAATTGAAATATTCGAGATACATAATTTAATGATATTTAACTTCCTCCTATAAGTTACATATGCACATAAGTCGCATATGAGTCAAATAATTATCGAACCAAACCACAccaaacttgaaattttaaaaataaaaaaaaagtttgaataAAGTAAGAGAAGACGTGAGATtattaattacaaaatttatatagAAGATTTTTTGTGGCTtgaaaactagagaaagaaaagtatgCTGGGAAAGAGTGCAAagtagagaaaaataaaaacaaaaaacaagattTGTTAAAAATGAAAGGAAGGGCCATACTTTAGTGGTTGACCTCGTGCTTAGTTCAGCCATGAATGTGCTTAACAGACAAaagtttaaataaaaaaattaaataaaaagccaaaaaacCGTAACCCTTTTGGCTTCACCgacttttgtttttcctttttttggtgGTTTTTCCACCACACCACAAGCACAAGCAGCACCCACTATCCACCACTTGAGTCTTCTCTGGACTTAAACACCAGCCAGTGCCATTTGGATGGTTtctgttgtttgtttgtttgtattagattttaaatataatttaaatttgaactCTGTACGTTAGCTtcttctctgctctctctct
The window above is part of the Prunus dulcis chromosome 1, ALMONDv2, whole genome shotgun sequence genome. Proteins encoded here:
- the LOC117615065 gene encoding pyridoxine/pyridoxamine 5'-phosphate oxidase 1, chloroplastic, with the protein product MWPLASRSRKMTRLLFLTQSLSSNPKPISHSHTYYNYSVSRSFHNSISNLSLAFLHPIRSPAICAFCSKPSSAVGVGSLPSMTEDISYLTQREAAEIDEILMGPLGFSVDQLMELAGLSVATSIAEVYKPSEYNRVLAICGPGNNGGDGLVAARHLHHFGYKPSVCYPKRTAKPLYTGLVTQLESLSVPFISVEDLPLDLSKDFDIIVDAMFGFSFHGSPRPPFDNLIQKLVCINNYDQTRQKSSAVVSIDIPSGWHVEGDGGAEGIKPDMLVSLTAPKLCAKKFFGPHHFLGGRFVPPSIADKYKLRLPPYPGTSMCVRIGRPAQVDISALRENYVSPEFLEEQVEADPFDQFGKWFDDVVAAGLREPNAMALSTASKNGKPSSRMVLLKGFDKNGFVWYTNYESRKAHELSENPHASLLFHWDGLNRQVRVEGSVQKISDEESDQYFHSRPRGSQIGAIVSKQSTVVPGRHVLYDQYKELEEKFSDGSIIPKPKNWGGYRLKPELFEFWQGQKSRLHDRLQYSPEEINGQQVWKIERLAP